The sequence below is a genomic window from Silene latifolia isolate original U9 population chromosome 7, ASM4854445v1, whole genome shotgun sequence.
AGTGTATGAAAAAAAATGGGAAGTCCCAGTTTCAAATTAAACTAATCTTGAAACCAAATTAGAATAATTAAACAAGACTATAATAAGATGTAACAATCAGAATGAAACTTGAACTTGCAATAGGTTTAAAGTAAAACTAGAAAGATGCAACATGTCAGGCTTGTAGGAAGACAGCCATTACTTCAAAATTGAACAACTTGCATTTGTTGCATCCGCGATAAAAATTCCCAAGGAAATATTCAACAAAGCAGCTAATGGGCAAAATTATGCGATGGTTATATTTAGGACTATTTAATTATGTATATAGAAGTATAGAACTACAAACATGTGCAAAAATTTCACGTTAGTCCTAACAGCAGGAGCATCAAATAAAAGAACCATTGATAAGCTACCTTCTGATTGAACTAGAAATTTTTCTCATAACACATTTAGATTGGTCCCCATGAATGTCCTATATGAATTAAATAAGAGCATTTGTTGGTAGAAGAACAGCCCTCAAAACAATACCACTCACTAAGAGAACACTGCAGAAACATGGGAGGCAATTTAACTACCTATAGTACAGACGTAAAGGCTGAAACCTCCGCCAGTTTGTCAGCTGAAACAATTCTAGTACTGAATGTGGTATCAACAAGAAAGAGAACAAGTGATATCGTATACTCTTAGTCCTTCATAATCTAGAGAGGGTATAAATACAACAAACTGAAGAAGGCGAAATGTAAATTGACACAGTAGTCGATAGACACTCAACGGCTCTACTCGTCGGATGTAAACACCACACACACATCTAATGATAAGGATATACCATCACATATTCATTTAACTGATGTCATTCAATAATCAACTAAGCGTATCCTGGAATGTCCATACACAACACAATTCACATGAACGTTTGAAACTTAAAATTGTACTCAATATGCAAAGCAATTGGCATAAAGCTAGCTAGAGTGAAGGAGAGTAACCTGTAACCCGTCAAACCAAGGTGCAAATGAAGATGACAGTTTTGTATTTGACTTGCACCGCCATCCTTTAAAAGATGTCCTCTatactgcaaaaaaaaaaaattcatgagCTCACTCCCACACTCATGACTGTCTCCAACAAAATTAACAAAGCAAAAGGACCATTTAAGATACAGGTCCGTACCTTGTGATTAAGTAGCATCCACCATCAGTTTGAACAAAGCAGAACCTCCATGGTGGCAACCAGACATCTTCCATGCCATGTTTTCTAGCTCAACCTGGCATTCaaaattttcatttcaaaacCTCCATAATAAACTATCAGAGAAAACCATTTCAGAAAGCCgtcaaaatgttttgaaaatattATACAACTAGCCCATACTaaaaacaataattacggcgaaaGCACAATTTTGGGCAAAATCAAACAAATTAAGAAACTCACATCAAGAGCCATTTGGGTAATAATATCAGCAAAAAAGAAGCTAATTCATCATCCGAAGTAACATCTGAAAACTCAACCACATCCAACGCCGCTTTACACTGCTGCATCGACAAGCTTTCATTAACCTTAACTATTTTTGATACGAATTTGGTGCGGAAGCGTTTTAAAGAATAAGAACGATAATGATAAAAGAGATATTTGCTTCgaaatatgtgaataaatcgaaacaatgggatatttgctcgggttagacctataactcaaacaatggtcaactataatcaagacctattgattataactcgggttaatgcttgaaacgcgtcaaacaataacaaatttGGATCGAAACGCATCGAGCCGTCAAACAATTGCAACAACAACGTTCAAGTTCGTTTTTTTATCATTCATGTGTGTCTTCCCAAATAAACTTGATTGGCTATAAATAGCCTTAAAACGCAGCAAACGAAAAGACAAAGGAAAATTAAAAGACTAATTATTAATGATAGCTATTAATAAAAACATTGCATCCACCAATGCCATTGATCCATTGAATCAAACCATGTTTGTCTCGCATCAGCAACTCGGCACCAAAATTCGTCCACCCGGCCTCTGTTTATCAAAGCGTTGGATTGACGAATTCAAACACAGGTAACAATCGTAAGCATTTAAGTTCGGAGTACACTGTTCGAACCCATATATAGGCTGAATCGCCGAATAGTTCACAAAATCTGTTGCAAATTTCATAAATGACCCGCCTTCGGCTGTTCGAACTGCAAGCACATTAGTAATCATATTCGTTACCGCGTCAAGGTACCGTGATTTGTCACCGATTATGTTGGCATAATTCCAAACAGTGATCGAAGAAAATTCATCTATGGACCTATACTAGGCCCGACTACCATTAGAGTTGGCCATGTTAGGGTTAGGTTTTCGTGAGGTATTATAAATACCTCACCATATTCATGTAAAACGTAATCATCATCAATAATACAATTTCCTTATGCTATTCTCTCCTctctataatcttaacatggtatcaaAGCCTCTTTCTTGAGGACTCTAAAATCGCTTCCGCATTCTTGCCTGTGGACGAAAATTTAGTAACGCCCACCGGTAGGATTCTCAATCACAATTATTAAAACTAGCTAACAAATCAATAAAAACAAGCCGAAAAAAAAATTCTACGTACAATGCTATTCCTTTAGCAATATTGGTGAGAAGCATTGCAAATGGTATATCATCATCCTTTGTGATGGTCACATCTTTACAACTTGGGAAAAACTTCAACCCacatcctcttctttcttttttttcagcggattcaaaaaaaaacaaaaaaaaacccttttTTCTCTTATCTTCAATTCAATGACAGATCTAAgaaatctttttttctttaatcAAGTTGGtattaaaaaaaaccaaaactggcgagttacgcactgAACTGACAAAACCGGCGAGTTACGCACTGAaaaaaactggcgagttacgcaagaAAATTGTCTGGCGAGTGCCATACACACCCAAAATTTGTCTGGCGAGTCCTATACGCACCTTTACCAACCAACTTGTGCAGAGGAAGAAGATTGATAAGAAATTTTTTTGATATAAGATCAAGATGAGGAGATGAAGACGTTTTTTAATGTTTTTCTTAtatttctccaatcgtaaagttcgtaatacgtactgcctttacgattgcggaAGGGTATTAGGAAAATGGACCTATACTAGGCCCGACTATCATTAGGGTTGACcatgttagggttagggtttcgtGAGGTATTATAAATACCTCACCATATCGATGTAAAACGTAATCAACATCAATAATACAATTTCCTTATGCTATTCTCTCCTCTCTATAATCTTAACATCATCCATACTATTGAAAAAAGACGCGTTTGAATAGCAAACCTGACATTCGTCTCCCCAGAAAACACCCTCCTTCGAGTTTGGACAAGTCTTTCGTATATCCGTAGGGAGGGTGGAAAGGATACATTGGTGGCATGAGCTGATGTTCACGCCCCCATAGCAGAGGTATTCACCATAGGCGGCCTCTATTGACGGGTTACCAACTGTGGTTCTATAGAAACCTGAAGGGTTGTTAGCAGCGTTGGAGGCGAGATCGCGGAAAagggtgtttaaattggtttgaTACGTACTTCCGTTGTTGAACATTTTGTCATTACTGCAGACATTGGCGGATTCGACTGAGGTGATCGATGTTTGATGGATCATTATAAGAATTATTATAATTTGGAGAAAGCCTAATAACCAACTATTTTGGTACATTTTTGTGCTTAATTACTAAATAATTTGTGTTGATGAAAAGTATTTTATGGACGGTTGCATTTGTGCGTCTACATATATATACTCATTATGGTTAGTGATTCTCACTGGATCCTAACTCTATATACTGTCTTCGTCATAACCATTTGTTGCATTTGTACATGCATTATGTGTTGGAATACTTCAAAGAGAAAAAGTGGTTGATTTTGATATTTTTCAAGGAGTAAATTGACGTCCTTGAAGGATAAAATTAAGTACCTAAAGTCCTAAACCAACCCATGAAACACTCTAAATGAAGTTTGAAATTGAAAGTGACCCGATTGATTAATAGTCCAATTCGATCATGGTTGGACCCATTGACTATCTTAAATGAGCTAGTTTATAATCATCTAATCTGAAAATGACCAAACAGACGATTTAAGTTCATCCCGGTAGATGTACCATGATAAACATGATTCTAAAGCCCAAGTTACTCGACCAAAATgaccaaatatttttttttggtaaaatgtgagtaaAATATATATCAAAAATGTAGGATTTACATGTAATGCAAACCCCTAGTTACATAAGGTGTCTATGACATAACCAATTTGCATCATTAACATTCTTAATCTCCTTCTCTCGTCCCCTAGTTCTGTTTCTCACACCTTCTATAACCTGCAAGGCAATCTGATTTGGGTGCACAAGGACTGCATCAATTCTGCACTTATTTCGTTGATACTAAATAGAGTAGATTGCCCCCAAGAAGAGTGCAATCTGCACCCCTCTCTGGACGTTAGTACCTCCCCTACTAGACCACCAGTCAAGATCAATCACCAAAGGAAGTCGCATCTCGTATCTGCCGTAAAAACATCAAAACTCTCCTACTGTACTGACAGGCAAAGTACAGATGATTTAAGGATTCATTTGTCTGTCCACATAACAGGCAACCAGCATCAACATCCATCCCATAGCTGATTAGTTTGTCCACAGTGTTAAGAGCCTCATGAGCCACTAACCATCCCATGAACTGGTGCTTTGGCAGAGCCCATTTAGTCCAGATCACCTTATTCCAGCAGACAGGTGGCCTGGTGTTCCTTAGCCATTCATAACAGCCACTAGGTGTATACCCAGTTGGTTGTACTCCCCATACTCCATCCACAAAAGCATGGGCAATTTCCTGCTTAACCTTGCAAATCCTTCTCCATACCCAGCTAGAATTAGTTGAAGGAGTATACTCAAACCAATCTCTCCCTCTGATATGATTCCATTGTACCCACTGTACCCATATGGAATCCCTGTTCTCAGCAATCCAGTTCACCAACCTCCCTACCATAGCCTTATTCCAGACTTCTTGATTCTTCAGACCTAATCCTCCTTCTTCTTTTGGCAAACAGACTTTCTCCCATGCTACCAGAGGAGCCCTCCTATATTCTGTACCATTATCCCACAAGTAATTCCTACAAATAGCTTCTATGCTTCTTATGATGCCCTTAGGTAAAATAAACATCGAAGCCCAGTAGGAATGCAAAGTATTCAGGACTGATTTGACCAACACCAATCTCCCTGCATATGAGAACTTCCTAGCTCCATAATTGTGAATCCTCCCACATATTTTCTCAATGAGACATGCACAGTCTGAAATCTTCAGTCTGGTAGTTTGGATTGGCATTCCCAAGTACCTAAATGGAAGAGCTCCCTAAGTAAACCCTGATATCCTCAAAATATCATTCTTAATATGCTCAGGTACTCCTCTGAAGTAGGCATTAGATTTAGCATGACTAACTTTTAAGCCAGAAGCTTTTGAGAAGGTAGAAAAGGACTGTAACAAAAGCATCATGGACTTAGTGTCACCTTTACTGAACAGCAggacatcatcagcaaacataagaCAATTTAACCTCTGATTTTTGCACATAGGGTGGAAATGGAAATCATACTTAGCTGCAGCATACTTCAAAGTTCTGGTTAAATATTCCATACACAAGGTAAAGATTAGAGGAGATAATGGGTCACCCTGTCTTAACCCTCTCTGTCCCTTAAAATAACCAAACATTTCCCCATTGAGAGATAAAGAGAAAGATGCAGTGGTAATGCACTGCATAACCATGCTTTAGAAATCAGCTGGGAAATTCAACATCCTCATTAACTCCTCCACAAACTGCCACTCCACAGTGTCATAAGCCTTCTGCAGGTCAATTTTGAATAGACATCTAGCTGAAGCATTAGGTCTCTCATAGAGTCTAATGAGATCCTGACAAATCGCATGTTCTCCGAATGCTCCCGTGCTCGAATAAATGCTCCTTGATTTCGGTCTACTATATGAGGAAGCACTGCTGCAAGCCTAGTACACAAAATTTTAGAGATAACCTTGTATACAACATTGCAACATGCTATAGGCCTGAATTGAGTGACATTCTGAGGTCTCTCACATTTTGGAATCAAGGTAAGAGTTGTGGCATTGATTTGTCTGAGCAACCTTTTCTGTAAGAAGAAATCCTGAACTGCTCCAATCACTTCTCCCCCAACTTCTCCCCAGGCATCCTTAAAAAACTTACTTGTGTACCCATCAGGGCCAGGAGATTTAATATCAGAAATGCTGAAAAGTGCATCCTTAACTTCCTTCCCACTGACAGGCCTCATCAGAGCAGCACAGTCCTCAGGACTGCATTTAGGTCCCTGCCCTATTATTCTCCTGCGTATCCTTCCAATAGCCTGACTGGAGCCAAGTAATCCTTTATAGTATTCTAGAAATGCCTCTTGGACCTGATCAGAAGTATCATAAACTCTTCCAGCTGTGTCCTCAATCCTGAAGACTCCATTCCCATGTTTTCTCTGCTTAAGCAATCCATGAAAGAAGGCACTATTTGAGTCCCCATCCTGCACCCATTTATGTTTAGCTTTCTGAACTAGAAAGCTATCTCTTGCTGCAGCTAGCTCTTTCAGTATTGCAGCAGCTTCTGATTCAGCTGCTCTTTTCTGCATATCTGAAGGATCCTGGCCTAGTTGCTCCTGCAATTCCTCAATCTGCTTCTGTTTAATGTCAGCAGCTTGCTCTATATCACTGAATTTTTCCCTGTTCAGCTGTCTCAATCCAGGTTTCAGCACTTTCAATTTCTTGACCAGTTTAAACATTGGAGTCCCATCCACCTTAGTTTGCCAGACACTTCTTACAATAGGAAGAAACTCCTTGGATCCACCCCACATATTGAACTATTTAAAGCTTCTCTTGCCCTGCACCTGCTTGTTACTACTCACAATACAAGGAGTATGATCATACATCCCCTCAGGAAGAAAGTGTGCATACAAATCCTGCAAATGGTCACACCAATCCTTGTTAACCAACACTTTGTCCAATCTGCTATAAATCCTCTCCTCAGGTTGTTGTTTATTGTTCCAGGTATATAGGGCACCAGTAGCAGCTATGTCCAGGACTCCACAATCTGCCACACAGTCTCTAAAAGGCTCTATCTCAGATGAGGGCACATTGCCACCAACTCTTTCATTTGCTGCCAAAACACAATTAAAGTCTCCTGCTATAGCCCATGGTCCATCAATAGTCCTTGCAATTCTCTTCAGATGACCCCAAAGAGAAAATGACCAAATATTTAAACACCATGACAATTGGGGTTGCCGAAGGTGTTGAAGGGGTAAACTGTAAAGGGTAAAAGTTGAAAGAAAGGGATGCTGGGTTAGGGGGATGGGTTAATTAGGTTTGGAAATGACAATCCTGCATGGATACTATTTCAACAAATagtttcaaaaccgacccaaaacgataaattttttatttttgaggCTTTTTTTTAAAACATCATTCCATGAAAGTTCTACTCCTTCAACAACTTCTACTACCAATACGACGACTTCGTCTCATCGACATTGTTCTTCTGATAGTGGTCCCCTTCTGCCCCATTCTCCTTCTTACCCGTAATCTCATGAATGAAAGTTCAAGTTTGAGTCCGATCTTAAGCCCAAGGTACTATATGTTATGCGGAAGCATGAATATtttgtgttgggcctctgctgcatctctGTCAACAATCTGTATTAGTACGATATTGTCCTCTTTGGGCCAAACTCTCACGGATTttctcttgggctccttcccaaaaggcctcgtactattatattttgtagacacttataaagatgaaattccatctttattctaccgatgtgggacatgggtttgcaccATAACAATCCTCCACTCAAACTAAGGACCATCATCTTAACTCGAACCTTGACCTCCATGGACTCAGACCTTGACCTCCATGGAGAACTTTTACACTCGGGACATGAGTTttcaccctaacaatcctcctcTCAAACCAtggaccatcatcttgactcggaccttgacctccATGGAGAACTCACACACTCTACAACCCCAACTTCTAGACACCTGCATCACCAAGTCTTGATAAAGATCGCTTAATGGACACACCATGTGTCTCACAAGGCTTGTGCTACACTTGCGAACCAAACTCCtttgcatccaatataccctggactggGTCCGAATCCACTTAGTGCGTCACACCGGACCGCTTTTGGACTTAACATGGACCGCTTTTTGTTGCCTCCATTAAGTCTTAGCCCACCTCGTCGGGTCGCTGACGATCTTCTCTTCGACGGGCCCTATCTCAACACCGTGAGACCCATGTCGCTTCTCGCGAACATATTAGCTCTCCCTCGAGCTATAGGAGCTCCACGCCTTATAGTGTACGTCCACCTTCAAGTCTTGGCCTGATGAATCTctgtgtctagcccaagtcgaacctggctctgataccacttgttgtgcggaagcgtgaatattcTGTGTTgagcctctgctgcatctgtgtcaaTAATTTAttatagtacgatattgtccgctttgggccaagccctcatggatttactcttgggctccttcccaaaaggtctCGTACTATTctattttgtagacacttataaagatgagcttccatctttattctaccgatgtgggacatgatTTGTACCCTAACACTGTAAGATAAGTGAATGTTTCTGTTTTATTGCTTGAATATTTGCAAGGTTATaatgagagtatttatactaattatAAAGATCATTGGTTTCCTAATCTAGTTAAGGAAATACAATATAAACAAGAGCAATAGTATTCCTAAACTGATAAACAAATTGCAATTAGGAATTGTAGTAATAAGGAAAGTGTAGCAAGACGGAAACCCGGCTTGATTAGGTATTATTTACAATAGGTACACTTTTTAATTCTTGGGTTTTGACGGTTTTGAAGGAtaattcatgtcagccgacctcAAATCATTTCGGGATTAAGAATctcttgttatttatttttatatgtaCCATCAGCCTACCTCAGATCATTTTTATTGCTTGGAATGATTAATCAATTCTTTCGAATACTAACCATTAAAATATGTTTgtatcatactccctcctattcagcctATACTTCCcctttcattataatactcctcacatatattagagaaagaggaactatAGGCTGAATAGGATTGAGTATAATTTGTTAATCAAGTCTGGTCTATTCATCATGGTTGTTAGATGTagattgtttatatatttttagATGTACAATTGTATGATCGAATTACTCATAAAAGACGTTTCCAATGTGAAAGGGAAAACACTTAATGAGACGTCCTAAAAAGGAATCGGTAAACTAATGTTGGGGAAGCGTCCTGTAAACCCGGCGCAGGAAGAGTCTCACCCAACAACGATATTAGGATGGAACACAAATAACAATATTAAGTAAGAGTAAATAAAGTGACACCACAATTTCTCACGTGGAaactgaagagtctatcgatccgaaatactcaagagggggggggggggaggtgaattgaggattaaaaactttaactactttttcgattgtaattgtataattaattatttaaagtttattgattaaactttaactaattaactaactaACGAATAAGaacaaagtaaataaacaaacgaaagaaagagacgcacggtttttgaagtggttcagtttcacaaatcgaaacctacgtccactattctcgattaataaatttagtacctttctacggattacaaatttactaaccgaacccgtacaactaaccctagttgtaactcaaatgagtatcgttaaatactcgagtgactaacttacgctaataagaaagctgatgcatgtattttatataaggttttcacctcatttttatacgcatttctgtgttatttacgttgcatctagctacaaatacccccgaatagtctactttggtttgtcttgtgtaaattacaggtacggaccagaaaggagcaaaatcaagcctaaacttgtCCCATTCGCACGtattttggagaataaggaattggAGCCCGGAATCCATCACTTAGAGATACGAGAAGTAGCCTCAGAAGGTGCCATGGAGTCCatacgtgctaatatagctcgatcgaccagttttgctacACTATTTGGTCgctcgaatgctttatccatcaagaATCACTCGTTCGAGTTgttctgttactcgatcgaaatggctgatataaggagtactcgatcgaactccatatTCATTCGATCAAGAGGTTTTTCGagatttgtcctcgatcgagtggtttcatttcactcgatcaagaGGCTTTATGTTTTATGCGACCTTTAGTCTAATTTCGAGTTGGGCTTTGTAATTTGAGATATATGTATGACGGAAGTGTCATACGCATGACTTCTTCTCCTCCCTTACTTCGACTCTTCTCTCTACTCTCTATACTTCACTCTTGGAACCTTAATTCGGATTTGGCTATTTTGTAATTGGTActtttgttggggctggtgtcctctacaagtagtgcaataacatttaaatctctaaaaggatcaaagggtatacttttgtattattatcagttggtccacgtttatcaataacggttggcttgctagataagtttgacgttattgtcatacagatggcggtgatcaactggtccctataagtcacacctataggatacgtttgagagatgtgacggtatgaaaatacagtcatgttgatgccaaagttgactaaacagttagtcggagtcattgactaataattagtcaaacgcaatgttgagatgattatttgatacggattaaataataatggctaagacgaattaagcggttaattcgtaaattaaatattaacgattatatttaattgatgtatattgaattaattatacaatattgtctttgtcggacatgtattaatatttcaactaatccgtgttattagttgatgttttaataaccgataaccgatgacgatttataataaaagcgtgtcatatacatttagcattttacgaaccggaccacgagttaaaaataagaggaagtggaagcccacttccccatgagggctcggCTGGCCGAATGAaaggaacaaaaaggagagcttctcctctttgtaacctaatcattttcatttgtaaaattattagggttttgagaacatttcctctcaagacctagatctcacatctgaaaAACTCACAcatcaattctctcaatattgcaaggcaattagagaatacatttctagcacaagggcatagtctcagacggtcttgggtgtatcgattaggaggaaatctactttgatttctgttcttaggccgcatctcaaaggacccaaggttatttcttatgctttatcgtttctttgttgtttttcgtttatgacaataaatcgcatattaaatttacgttatagtcctataatttaagggttttatacggatattaccccacaactttcactcttttcttaatcttaatcttaattaattattgctttCTATTGTTTTCTCCTCTTTAATTTGTTGTCATTAATCTTTCCCTATTCTTGTTATCATGCTTAATCTTTATTGCTTATGTATGGTTGTTGCTTcttcaataataatgcatagctaattctcccttgctaagacataggggagccatgatctTAAGGAATTTGTGAATTAAGTGCTTAGGTTTGATGCGAAATTGATCTATGTTGTCAATCGTTACATTTAActgttcttgtctaattgagtcgacgcaattagttaataaatcacggtacaccttgacctagatcggaagattggaaaaggtaagacctgtagcgaacaatagggcactttagtgagggcggaagctaagctgcTAGTGTTTTagagcgaattgagaccggaaggagatattcattgctccgTAGATTAAAATCGCATTGACCTAAGACCTTAGATTACATTacttgagaatcatggtgaaccgactgtcttaacTGCTTTCTCTCTGCTTGTCTATTTCCTACTCCTTCGCTCTCTTTCTCTTCTTTGACTTCATTAGTTagaacaaacaatcaaacccccaagaactggttaccttgacgaacttagttaagctgacattttcccatctccctgtggagatcggccCTACTTTCCActgacttctgttggtagtaataggtatttatttttggtactaaacgacggtatcactgtTGATTCTTCCAAAGGTTCAcattaatgaacgagtaagagaTCAattaagtactattatcttataacgataacgaaaaaacgaatgcacaagtttataaacacacgaccttttttgaaaatagcaaaacggttttcttgttttgaaacacacggtttttgctcttaaaaataaaatcaattttatgaataaaggtcttacttttaaatgttgcaaagtgtaaagtatttatagtaaagGATGAAGCATGGCACTCGGTTTACatgaaaccctagaggccgaaataatagatatgtaaacaaatcatatctttattatttatttccttaaaaccctaagagatgatagagaatattccaaaagataatttataatttattctcctattattctttccttaaaTCGTAAGATATGATaggattttccataacaaaaatatccttaTCATAAGTAACCATATCAAGCTaaaaataaaagatatgttaagataattctagagaataa
It includes:
- the LOC141590606 gene encoding putative mitochondrial protein AtMg01250, whose product is MVMQCITTASFSLSLNGEMFGYFKGQRGLRQGDPLSPLIFTLCMEYLTRTLKYAAAKYDFHFHPMCKNQRLNCLMFADDVLLFSKGDTKSMMLLLQSFSTFSKASGLKVSHAKSNAYFRGVPEHIKNDILRISGFT